CTCCCCATCTTCTACATGTCTCCCATCTCCATTTGTCTCCTGGTTGGTCACTTGAGCAAGCCCTGTAGGTTGCTGTAAAACAATGGCTACAGAGGTAGTTAGTGGTCTAGAAGTCTTCCTTCGAGTGACCACTCTCCATCCATTTATCCCTGCCCCCTCCTCAGTTTGCTGTTGGACAGTAGGTTCCTTAGACACCTGATGATTCACTTGAGTTGGAGGTTGTTGAACTTGTTTAGGGACTCATTTCTTCACATTCTTATTTGCTGTTGGTTGGAATCTGGTAGTGGCTACCTGAGTACTCTTCGCACAATCATGTCCCACTACCTTGCACTTCTTACAGAAGGGAGGTAGCCAATCAAACACTATCTTCTGCTTCACAACTGTGCCACTGGGATCTTGGATCATCACTGAAGTAAGTATCTTTTTTGTTACATCAACCTCAACTAGGATCCTAACAAAGGACACCCTTAGTTGCTTTGAAGTGCATTCATCAGCACAAACAGGGACCCCTATCAGGCTTCCGATTCTGCTTAAAGAGTCAGCACCCCAGCAATTCGAGGGTAGGTTGGGTAGCTTAACCCATAAGGGAACTATGCGCATGATTTCTTTGTGAAAATTGAAATCAGCTGCCCATGATTTTACAACCATAGGCCTTCCATTGAAGGAGTGAGGACCAGCAGCCAAGATGCAATTTTTATCATCTTTTGAAGTAAACTTGATAATGAAAAACCCTTTATCATGAAGGTATACCTGAGGTTTTGCAACTTGATGCCACTCTCTATCAATAAATCGCATAACATCACCGCATAACATCACCGCATAACATCACCTATTGAAGGAAGGTCACCCACAACATACATAACAATGTCATTTTCCCAAACAACAGACACTTTAAGAATTTCTAGTTTATCAAGCTGAGCAATAACTTTACCATCATTCACCATAGGAGCAATAAAGGCAAGAGAGCTACCTTTTGCAGTGAGATGATTACCTCGAACAACATTAGCCCACGAATTCCCTCCTTGTACCTCCGTGTTTGATTTTCCATGTTCTGAGTTTCCTACGTTCACTCTGGATTGCTCTATTTCCTTCCTCGTCAATGAAAGAGATGCACCAACAGGGGAGGAAGGTGACCGCGACATCTCATTGATGCCCCTCATAATAGTGCGAACTCTCTCCTGGGTAGTACCCCAGAGCCCCCCAACTCAATTGTATTTTTGATGAGAGACACCATTGAAGGTGTTTGTGGTAAAACCTAGTTGTTCCCACGAGTAAGTGGCTGAATCAGAGCACTATGATATTGCCCCATAACCTCCAATAGTTCCGGCCACGATGGCCCAGCACTCAGATGTGGGGGTGCAGGTGTTGCCGCAGCCAGTGAAAGCGGTTCATTATCGACGTAGCGGGGTTACTGATTTCTCTTTTGGTGTTGGTTCATCGGTCGTGTGGGTTGGTCAGAATGTCGAGGAGGAGAACCTCCATGAGATCCTCCATGATCGGGTTGTTGCGTCTTCTTCTTTCTAGCCATGGTGCAAAGTTGGCCCAGGTTAGGAGCAGACCATAACGTGCGCTCAAATCGCCATTTCTAGAGAGAATTTCCtctacacaaaaaaaaaattcatagttTAGAGTTTAGTTGTTTACTGCTTACACTATTAGTTAGCTGATTATACCTTTTTGTTTAGCAGATTTGACTGCAGATTTGACTAGCGGTTCATATAAACGTGCTTGGTAACACTTATCTGATTGTTAAAAGATGATAATTGTTATATTGTGTAAAATGACATTTGGAGACATTTATTTTTGTAACATTACTTTTTTTTCCCTTACTGGTTAGGATATAAATGGCGAGTTTCTGATTTGCAAATATAACTTTTGAGAAGTTTTACAAATTTATGTGGTAATAGATTATTGAATAACTACATAAAAATGGCAGCCATTACAACTTATCGAACCTCAACCCTTTATTATAGTTGACTAATCTCATTCATTCATTTAATTAACTAcatatacaaataaataattaagtttACAATGAAAACCCGAATTTAAATCTCTCCACTTCATCCATAATCATCTGCTACTCTCTCTCCCTTTTATCCCATTAACTTTCCTTAATTTGGAAAAGTGCCGGCAAAAATATGTTTCAAGATTTTCCAAGAAGGTTTTAAATTGACTACTATGTTTCCAGGAATGTTTTTGGAATGGATactatgtttttatttttcctgCTTTAATTTTACTTAAAGATTTTGCATAATTTCCAGAATTGTTTGAAGAACTCAACATGTTCTCCCCTAATCCAGAGAACACTTGATTCATAATTTTAGAAATTACTAGCAGACCTAACTAGTGAGATTTAGGCTTTTAGGGGAGAGAAAAAGATATGAAGTGCCAGAATTGAAAGATGCGCATTGTGGGATTATACCGgggaatttttattttattcttatgtaaaactattttttttttggtaactaTCTTTTAATATTGTTTAAATCAACTAAATTGATGGATAGGATCGGTCTTATATTTTGTATGGTTGAGATTCAATCAATTATATTAGCTACCATTTTAATGTAGCTATTGCAAAATCATCCTTTTGATTATATAATATGATATGTACTCCGTAGCTGTAAACTACCCTATAGATATTTTCATTTTGTATACACTATAATGTACAACTAAAAAGTTGATTTAATCTTACTGTTACGGTGAGTTTATCCCCAGACTCACCTCCAATCTTCAGACTCTGCCACATTAGCTTTTCACTAACTTTTTCAATATCCAGACTCACACAAAACTCAccctatttttacacattattCCAAGACTCACCTCAGACTCACCTAActcttaaaataataataatattttatgtatatatatctttttttggtacattttctaaataatattgaaactatgttttcttatatacatacaaagtagacctgatcaaaaggcgcGTCGGATCTGGCCGATGAAATAAAAATTTGTCCATTATGTCGGGGCGGGGAGGGCAAAGCTTCGGGTCAATTTTgtatgcccaaaacccgctatttcgggcTAAAATTAGCGGGCTTTCCGGGCCGGGCcaattttataactaaaattgttgttttgcGTTGTCCAAAGCccgtaattttttaaaaaaaatcgggCCGGGGCGGGCCTTCTGCCCAAAAATCGGTAATTTTCGTATCGTGTCAGCGGGTCGGGCCCATGTTGATCAGCTCTAAAACAAAGTAATTTATAAAtcgagaaaaaaaaatgaaaaaaaaaacagaaaatgttAATTTCGAAATTGACATATATTCCGTACAAATTAGAAACAATAATACAACATATTAAATTCAAAAGATGTAGAACATAAATTTAAGGgcaaatgaaacaaaataatatataaaccatcaataatttagttgggtgaaataagataaattaagtttgatgatgtggcatgatttgattgaagaaataaaaaagtgaagtcttaagtgagtcttggattttcaaactcacttcaAGACTTGATGTAGTCTTTTACCACATTATCCCAAAATTTAGGTTTGAAACTCACTTCGAGACTCCCTTCAAGactagggataaactcacccttatCTCtccaaacaaaaaatgaaattaaaatgaaagaaaagaaaaaggaaaaacaaaggATAGAAGCTCTAGAAATATCCAAAAGGACCAAAACAGCCCTCCTCCTGTAATCCTCCATTCCTCCTCCATACTTAATGCGCTGAACAATAGATTTGAAGAAAATAACTAGAATATCGAGCAAAGAATAATGAATAATCTACAATAATTTTACTTTGTTATTGTTGATAAATTGGGGAGTACGAAAGAGAAAAGCAAACAAGaaactataaataaaaattaaacaaacaaCCAGATTGCAGGAGATCCTTCTTTAAATTTTAAGATATGATGAGGAGGCAACTGATTATTATGGGCATAAATCTATTTTACAAATTTGTGTTTCAAACCTCCAACAAAAACGTTGCTCTTACCTTCATAAGTGGAGGGCCTTCAAAAGCGGAGGTTTCACCTCAAACCTACTTCTCAAACCTCTTGTAACCAAACATACATTCAGAGATTTCAAAAGTCAAACCTCTGAAAATAGTCAAAAACTCTAAATTTGCTCAAAAATTCTATCTACCAAACAGGGCCATTATCATTTTAATTTTGTCTTcgaaaatctttttaatttttggttAGGGATATGTTTGATAACACAAGGTTTATTTTGTGAAAATTATTTGTTGTTACATTACAATTATCAGTTTTATCACTGCAATATAGTATCCTTTCCAATTTGTTATGAGAATACGTAGGTAACGTAGGAAACATCCATGATTAAAAGTTTAATCCTAATACTTATAAAACTTCATACTTTGATTACTATTCACCTAATAGTGCATTTACGTGCATGCCCCtcatttccttctttgttttattttgtcttattcttaatAATAGAGCATTTACGGTTTCACCCTTCCATTGCTATACAAAATGTATTGTTTTCTTTGGGTATAATTTTCTATATATTGTACCTTCGAACTATCAATTAAAACGCATATGGTTTCTATTTCCTGTTACATGTAAATCCAACATCTAACTTTAACATATCATTTCTAGCATTTACCATAAATTGTAAGTTCCTAGCTTTTAAGGACTCCATctatcccttaatactcgcaccgtttcgacgggacacgcttgccaatgcacaactttgaccaccaatatctttaactacatattataaaaacttataaaattattaatattttgaaaatatatattaagatgaagccaacaatatattatatactaacatttgtttttatatgctagaaataaaatagggtcaaagtgaattatttgaatagtgcaaaaagtcaaaacggtgcgagtattaagagacagagggagtaacatttttacaaaaataattttctataccttgggggatcgtgcgcgctagcgtacgatccaacaactagtatatACAAAGTAATGAAGTATGTGCATCAACAAGAGAGATAACTatgtcaaaagaaaaataaaaaataacaagAATAACTTCTGGTCGTACTTGATTTCTTAACTTATACTAATATGCAATGTGTGTCACCTCTGGTTTTCTTACCACCCTTGAGTTTTAAAAACTACGCCGTACAAGAGAGAACTTCACTACAAAAGAATTATACATACATATGTTTACATAAAAAACATTCAAAACAACTTTCTATGTGCTCGAGTGATCTGGTAAATACTTCAAGTCCATTTCAACCTGGTGAATTGTCCATTGCATATTTTCTAGTTTCTGCACAACGGAATTCCATTCAGAACACAGAATTTTAAAGACACTGCACAAGAAACTTCAGAAAAATGGAAACTAACTTTAACAATGTCATGGTATTGCCTTGCTATTGTGTCAAAGTGCGGATCAACTCCTTGGTACTCACGAAGCCGCGTCACCTAAAAGAAATTTCAACAAAGAGCTCAGTTTGCAGGCTAAAAATTGGAAGTAAATTGGGGTGGGgtgggtggtggtggagggtgggggggggggggggggggggttagtAGAAATGATTATAGGCGGATGTAAGAAGGGAAACCAAAAACACTTTGAACGAAGTTAGTGATAGGATGTAAAATGTCAAGTTCTCAGGACAAACGATCTAAGAGATCTTATTGTCATCAATTTGTCACAGTTGATGAGCAACATCAAATAAATGAACAAACAGAAAATGTATAAATGACATCAACGTCAGAACATCACGAGAATGGTGTCAGCAAACATACTGCTTTGTTATATGCGGTTGAAGCCTCCTCTGTTGCTTCAACAAGGTAATTCCTGAGCAGAGAGGATCAAAATTAACTATTTAAGTCCAGAAAGAGAATCTCAATCGCATATTTGTATCTTGATATATCACCTGATCTTGTGGAGAGCTGGTATTGTTTCTTGAGTATAGGTTGCAACAAGGAGAATATGATCCAATACCCTGGCATGATAATGCACACAAGATCTTAGATCATTAGCATCATACACTCTCCTACTACGAGTAAAATTAACAGAGTCTAAGACGTGCTTCTTTGATGACAACAAACTAGTGCTGATTGCTAAATGAATAAACCCCTTTTATAAGTTAGAACTTAGAAGCCCTACTTTGAAGCACATTAAAGAGCCAAAGACACCCTGAAAATCATGAGCCGGGGTTCAACACTGTCATTTTAAAACAAGATTGACACATGATTCAATCATCAAACATCACTGATTACATAATTGAAACCCACAATTCTGCAACAGTTGCATCTGTCATATACTGCTGGTTCATAAATTGTAATTATATAGAAACAACCCTTCGACAACTACATCCATTCCACTCCCAAGAATTAAGAGCTCCCCGACTATCAAAGGTGCTTGtttgaattaaaattttatacCATAAAGTTAGTTTGGAACTGTCATAGAAAAACTAATTCATGAAACTATGAGATAAGTTTTGCCTTTTTGGTCTTCTATGTGAGATTTGTATGACTTGAGTTTGTTACAACTGTACAAAATTAATGCAGGAACAAGAGCCAGCAATGGTTGGCTTACCTCAGCTTAGCACCCATCGCCTCATGTCTCTTGATTTGCCAAGTTTTCTGCAGTTCATCCTACAGAAATTTGAACATAATCAGTTGCCTCACTGtccaaatacttcgtataatttgAGGTCAGCATATTAAAAGTAACCATCAGCCTCAGCAACATGGAAAACTCACATATTTATGTTGATTTTGCAACTTCAAATCTTTGACAAGCTTAATAAGCACACCAAGTATTTGCTCTAAAACCTGACGAGCAGAGTGTAATTAATTGgatatataatttaatttcgtGGAAGATAAAGATAAAATTAAGGTATATCACAGATTTAAACGGATACGATAAATACCAATGATGTTCATTTTATTGCTTACACACATTATAGTATTCTGCAAATTTTCTATCAGCAGAGTAGAGATCCTCTTTCAAAGCTTCTTCGTCCCTTTCAATCTCTTCAATAATTATCTTTACCCTGATAAACAGAAAGTGGTGTAAGACTCTGAGTGCAGTTACAAAGAGCATCTTGCTGTCTCTTGTAATAATAACAAACCAGATGAGTGTAATGAGTAGGCAGTCAAATACCCACTAAAcaggagagaaaattcaaagagGGCAGAAGGGGCTAGTAAAAATAGTGCGCATTAATCTCTTTAGACCTGGGGCATGATATACAATCTCTGCAGGGGAAGAGTTCTCCCATTCCTAGGTCTCTTACATTATCAAATGTTTATAATATGCCAAACTAGAGAGGAATGCTAAAACAGAGAGAGCCCACAGACCTTTCTGGAAGTCGTGAACTAACATTCTGATATCCAGATGAACCGTCTgcacaaatgaaagaaaaaaggAGCATCATAAACTGTTTAAGTCCATGCTTACAATGATGTCTATGATTTTATGCTGCAGTTTAAGTTTATAAACTCGCTGGACGTTATTAGTCCACCTTGGTGATGTTAACATTGCATGATCATTGAGTATCAATAAATCTGGTAATCATGTCTTATTATTTGTGTCAAGATAAACAAACCGAGAAAAGGAAATTTAACCATACAGCACCATACGGCTGTGCTTCCGCAAGAATTCTAAAGAAAGCAAAATTCTATGAGAATTCATGTTACTGAATATATAACTTCCCAGGAAATATATAAAGGTGTTCTGTAATTTTGGAAAGTCAAAAAAACTATTTTCACAAACGAGTTTGAACTTCCAAACAACTCAAATTTTCATGAGAATGCTCTATTTACATGTTGATTGGCTACATGGATTTCCATATTGGCTATCAATTTaaacaaacacaaaatcaaTTGATTACACAGGTTAAATACGAGTTCACGTAAATAAATAGAGCTGGTCACATTCAAGCTAAAATGTCACCTTATCACTAATCTAAACCATTTTATTGAATGGACAAAATGTGGGAGTCCATTAATTAAAATGTTTCAAAGTGCTAGATATTTCATGTAAAGTACATGGTTGCCTTCACATGTTCCATTTCAATGAAGGCAAAAAATAGAGCACACCTATGCCAAATGATGATGCAGTAGATACTATGTATGGAGGAaaaaataaagcaaataaagacATAAAAATCTGGTGATAAGAACCACCCATAATTGAATACAAGAGTCATTTTACGCACCTATGCCAAATGATGATGCAGTAGATAAATAATAGCTAGGTTACGAACATGGAGATGTAGGTAAATTCCATGAAGTCAGACAATGCATTTAAATCAAGTATTCTAGTGAAACAAAATCATGCATAGACCTCCTTGATATTCCACCGCTTCCTTGTGTATCACATAGGTCAAAGTGAAAAAGAAAATCTCAAGGAAAGAGTCAGACACTCACCAACATCGTCCATTACAAAAGCATCTGCCAATTGATCACATTTTACTCTCAAACGAGCCTCAATCTCACGGAAGAGTGACATCTGATATTCTGCCGTACCCTACAATTGCAACGAGAGTAGAACACAATAAAGAATAAGTAAAAGAGCATTTAACAGTGGGCAAAATCAACAATGTGATCAATGTCCAACATCCCCCAGACAATGAAACCTGATGTAGCTGAGTCTGCCATAAATAAGTTGAAGTGATTCCTAAATAACGATTTGGAACTCCACCGATCCCAGGATCGCTCATATCAGTCGAATTAGAAGGGGTGACATTTGCTACTGTACTTGGGGTACTAGTACCATAATTTGTTGAATTAGTGCTTGAGCTCATTGTCAAATTTGTGCTGGTACTATCAAGAGAGCTTCTTGACATGATACTCCACTTCTCAATATCCTCTTCATGAATCTCACCATCTTTGGAGATAAGTGGAAGTCTCAACTTTTGGGCCGCCTCAGCAACAACAAGGCGGTGCTCTAGTGTCTCGTAAACCTGATATTAACTAAACATCTCAAAATCTATACGCAATTCTATTTTCTAAATACTCAATAGAACAAAAGCTGCACATATTTCTCGATTAACTGCGGAAAGAACAGGACACACATGGCTCTCACACTCGCTGGACAACAATATTTACCTTTCTCACATTATCATCCTCGGAACATAAAATTTCTTACAGAAAATAAAATTGGCATGAAATTATGAAAATGCAATAACATAAGATG
This sequence is a window from Spinacia oleracea cultivar Varoflay chromosome 1, BTI_SOV_V1, whole genome shotgun sequence. Protein-coding genes within it:
- the LOC110776649 gene encoding AUGMIN subunit 4, which gives rise to MVKGLQQQNLPADVTQLVDQLERHCLASDGSFVSKSAYYDLQLAREEMCRERLRYLEAMAIYCEAIAMVEEYQQALSVANRDVQGLYPQLGSKNSPQVYETLEHRLVVAEAAQKLRLPLISKDGEIHEEDIEKWSIMSRSSLDSTSTNLTMSSSTNSTNYGTSTPSTVANVTPSNSTDMSDPGIGGVPNRYLGITSTYLWQTQLHQGTAEYQMSLFREIEARLRVKCDQLADAFVMDDVDGSSGYQNVSSRLPERVKIIIEEIERDEEALKEDLYSADRKFAEYYNVLEQILGVLIKLVKDLKLQNQHKYDELQKTWQIKRHEAMGAKLRVLDHILLVATYTQETIPALHKIRNYLVEATEEASTAYNKAVTRLREYQGVDPHFDTIARQYHDIVKKLENMQWTIHQVEMDLKYLPDHSST